The Sphingomonas sp. NBWT7 nucleotide sequence TGCCGGTCCGCGTTTCGGCCGCGAGAAAGCCGCGCTGATGCAGATGGCCAAGCTGTTCCTGATGCCCGGCCTGCTAGGCCTCGCCGTGCTCGATGCGGGGGTGATGGGCTTGCCGGTCGTCACCACCAGCTACCCTTGGCACAGCCCGGAGATCGCCTATCTGCGCGACGGCGAGACGGGGGTGATTGTCGAACCTTGGGAAGATGCGGAGGCCTATGCGACGGCTGTCGTGGCGCTGCTGACCAACGAGGCGGCCCGCTCCGCGATGTCGTCCAGCGCCCGCCGGTACGCGGGCGCCTTCACGATTGAGGCGATGGCGGAGCGGTTCGCCGCCGGGATAGCGGCTGCTCTGGCGGCGCCGAAGCGGCGCGACTGACCGGCGACGATGTCGTCGAAGCCTCGCTGGCTGCGTGTGGTGGGCGGACGCGCCGCGCGGACGAGCGGGCTTCGCGAAACCACCAGATGGCGATGAACAACCCCATCATGGAGGCTAATCGAATCTCGTAAGTATAGGAAAGGAGCGCCGTGCCGACGCACATCGCCAGCGGATAGGCCGGAGGCGAACCGCGGCCGCGTCCTGGAAGTACGCTTAGCAATGAGCCGGCGGATAGCGTGAAAAGCAGCGTTATAAATGCGGATAAGCCGACATACCCCATTACCGGCAGCGATCCGTAGTACATGCTGTGGATCGCCAGCCGCCACTCGCCCAGTTGATTGGACAGGTAGACGATCATCGGTGGCAATTGTCCCGCCGGCATGCCGAACAGTTGATCGAACAAAGATTGCTGCGAGAAGCCGACCTTCAGGGCGGCCCAGATCGTCGACCTCGTGTCGAGGTTGTCGACACGGTGCGCGATCTCGAAGGTGCCGCCCTGCGCCGACCGCAGCTGATCGGGGTCGAAGGCAAGCAGCCCCAGCAGGGGCAACATCAAGAGCAAGCCGATCCCAAGCGCCGCGCGCGCTCCACGCAGCGATCCACGTTCGGTGACAAGCACGACGCCGAGCATGGCTGCCAGCGCCACGGTCGCAGTTCCCTGGCGCGACGCGACCTCCATCGCCACGTACGCCATCAGCAGTGCCGCCTTACCCGTTGCCCGGGTAACGCCGGTTCGGAGCACGTCCGAAAGGAGCAACACCGCGGCGAGGCTAATCAGGAAGGCGCCGGACGAACTCAGCGCGCGGCCGCCGTCGTTGATCATGTCAGCGTCCGCGGGGTTAAGCATGAACAGCCCCGGACCTAAGATGAGCCGCAGCAGGGTGAGCACTGCCACCGCGCCGCCGCTGACGATCAGGGCACGGCAGAAACTTCCCTGCACTCTGTTCGACAAGTTGCATGTGGTCGCCAGCAGCAGAAGCGCCGCATTGGCTAGGTTCGCGCGCGCCCACAGCAGAGCGGGCGCCGCGTCGCTTATCATGCCCCGAACAAAGTTCATCAGCACGAGCGCCGCGATGACGAGCGCAAGCACCGCCACCAGGCCGCCCCGCGGCGCCCGCTCGATCTGGCAGAAAGCCCAGGCGAAGAAGGCGAGCAGCACGGGCGGGTCGACGATGTGCAGGGTGTAGAAGCCGAAGCCGAATAGCTGAGTCTGGCCCAACGCTTCGGCGACCGCGCTGGCCAACAGCAGCATCCAGATCGCCCAAACCGTCAGCGTCTCGCCCGAGCGGTTAAGTGCCTGCTGCGCGCGTCCCTCCTGCGCCCGCACCCGCGCCACAATGCCCGCCGGCTGCGGGGGTCTCACCAGGCTCTCGAAGCTGTGCACATGCTTGCGATCCCTACCCCGCCGGTCTACGAACCTGAAGGGTTTTTTGCGGAGCCGCTTCTTGTCTAAATTGCCGGCGGTTGCGATCCTGCTTGTCTGTCGCAATCGTCGTGACACGACGGTCGCCGCGGTCCGCCGGCTGCGGGAACAGACGCTCGCCCTGCTCTACCGCGTCGTCCTGTTCGACGATGCGTCGACCGACGGCACGGCGGCGGCGGTACTGGCCGAGGTGCCGGACGCGGTCGTCGTGGCCGGCGATGGATCGGCTTTCTGGAACGGCGGCCTGCATCGTGCCTGGCAGCGCGCGCTTGATCTGACCTGCGACGCCTTCCTGTGGCTGAACGACGATGTCGAGCTCGATCCCGATGCGTTCGGCCGCCTGGCCGAAGCCTGGATGGCGATGCGTGCCGAGACGGGCGGAGAAGCCTTCATCCTCGCCGGCGCGACCCGCGGCAGCGGCGGCGACATCACTTACGGGGGCCTTCGCCACGTCCCCACACCGTTCGCCTTCCGGCTGGCGGCCACCCCGCCGACCGCCGAGCTCCAACCAATTGACACGTTCAACGGCAACATTGTGCTAGTGCCGCGCGCCGTTGTCGAGCGGATCGGGATCAACGATCCGGCGTTCCATCACAATCTCGGCGACATGGATTACGGGCTCCGCGCGAGCCGGGCCGGGATCCCGGTGCGGTTGCTGCCCGGCACGCTTGGCCGCTGCGACGCAAACCGGGCCAAAA carries:
- a CDS encoding glycosyltransferase family 2 protein; translation: MPAGCGGLTRLSKLCTCLRSLPRRSTNLKGFLRSRFLSKLPAVAILLVCRNRRDTTVAAVRRLREQTLALLYRVVLFDDASTDGTAAAVLAEVPDAVVVAGDGSAFWNGGLHRAWQRALDLTCDAFLWLNDDVELDPDAFGRLAEAWMAMRAETGGEAFILAGATRGSGGDITYGGLRHVPTPFAFRLAATPPTAELQPIDTFNGNIVLVPRAVVERIGINDPAFHHNLGDMDYGLRASRAGIPVRLLPGTLGRCDANRAKRERGFGSRSLTLRDQWRKVNSHHGLPFRSWLHFTRKHSGSWWPLHFLLPYRRLVVPRFGTARTRGHMAN